One Nocardia farcinica genomic region harbors:
- a CDS encoding MFS transporter: MTTTSSRPRSLVLAVLCLCVIAIYMDAMIVNLALPSLVRELGSSTTGLQWIIDAYALTFAALVLAAGSLGDRFGRRNTLLLGLVIFTVATGLGALCTSTGQLIAARTVMGLGAALIFPSTLSILTNVFVERTERAAAIGVWGAVSGIGVVLGPIVGGLLLEYFWWGSVFVVVVPVGLVCLVLTVLVVPDSRDPATPGLDVPGLVLSTAGIGVLVYSIIEAPNRGWLAAPTLLGFAGAAALLALLVARELRTPHPMIDMRLFANLRFSAACATITITFFTLNGFTFLVTQYFQFLKDYTPLGAGVRLIPVAVAIVVGSVLGGKLVLKVGTRAVVTTGLVLMALAYAWFSVDGVDTGYSLIAAQMVLIGLGIGSVAVPATESIMAVVPADKAGIGSAMNDATRLFGGTLGIAVVGSVHHSLYTGELPDSLPGLPADLLDHSRDSVGAALGVAARVAESGGQGVAAALVDSAEHAFLHGFQVSCLVVTGICAVAAVVAGSLLPTRAPVPDADPAPADSESRQTPEGMSS, from the coding sequence ATGACCACGACGTCCTCGCGGCCACGCTCGCTGGTGCTGGCCGTGCTGTGCCTGTGCGTCATCGCGATCTACATGGACGCGATGATCGTGAACCTGGCGCTGCCCAGCCTGGTGCGCGAACTCGGTTCGAGCACCACCGGTCTGCAATGGATCATCGACGCCTACGCGCTCACCTTCGCCGCGCTGGTGCTGGCCGCGGGCAGTCTCGGTGACCGTTTCGGCAGGCGCAACACGCTGCTGCTCGGCCTGGTGATCTTCACCGTCGCCACCGGGCTCGGAGCGCTGTGCACCAGCACCGGGCAGCTGATCGCGGCGCGCACCGTGATGGGCCTCGGTGCGGCGCTGATCTTCCCGTCGACGCTGTCGATCCTGACCAACGTCTTCGTCGAGCGCACCGAACGGGCGGCCGCGATCGGTGTCTGGGGTGCGGTGTCGGGCATCGGCGTGGTGCTCGGCCCGATCGTCGGCGGTCTGCTGCTCGAGTATTTCTGGTGGGGCAGCGTGTTCGTCGTCGTGGTGCCGGTCGGTCTGGTCTGCCTGGTGCTGACGGTGCTGGTGGTGCCGGATTCGCGCGATCCGGCCACCCCCGGGCTGGACGTGCCCGGCCTGGTGCTGTCGACCGCGGGCATCGGTGTGCTGGTCTACAGCATCATCGAGGCGCCCAACCGCGGCTGGCTGGCCGCGCCGACCCTGCTCGGCTTCGCCGGCGCGGCGGCGCTGCTGGCGCTGCTGGTGGCCCGCGAACTGCGCACCCCGCATCCGATGATCGACATGCGGCTGTTCGCGAACCTGCGCTTCTCGGCCGCCTGCGCCACCATCACCATCACGTTCTTCACCCTGAACGGCTTCACCTTCCTGGTGACCCAGTACTTCCAGTTCCTCAAGGACTACACCCCGCTCGGCGCGGGCGTGCGGCTGATCCCGGTGGCCGTGGCGATCGTCGTCGGCTCGGTGCTGGGCGGCAAGCTGGTGCTGAAGGTGGGCACCCGCGCGGTGGTGACCACCGGCCTGGTGCTGATGGCGCTGGCCTACGCCTGGTTCTCCGTCGACGGCGTGGACACCGGCTACTCGCTGATCGCCGCGCAGATGGTGCTCATCGGTCTCGGCATCGGCTCGGTGGCGGTGCCGGCGACCGAATCGATCATGGCGGTCGTCCCCGCCGACAAGGCGGGCATCGGCTCGGCCATGAACGACGCCACCCGCCTGTTCGGCGGCACCCTCGGCATCGCCGTCGTGGGCAGCGTGCACCACTCCCTCTACACCGGTGAGCTGCCCGACTCGCTGCCCGGCCTGCCCGCCGACCTGCTCGACCACAGCCGCGACTCGGTCGGCGCCGCGCTCGGGGTGGCGGCCCGGGTCGCCGAATCCGGCGGCCAGGGCGTCGCCGCGGCGCTGGTGGACAGCGCCGAACACGCCTTCCTGCACGGCTTCCAGGTCTCCTGCCTGGTCGTCACCGGCATCTGCGCGGTCGCGGCGGTCGTCGCGGGCAGTCTGCTGCCCACCCGCGCGCCGGTCCCCGACGCCGATCCCGCCCCGGCGGACTCCGAATCTCGTCAAACCCCGGAAGGGATGTCGTCATGA